A stretch of DNA from Coccidioides posadasii str. Silveira chromosome 1, complete sequence:
GGTCATCAATAGGAACATTAACTGGCACATCCATTCTTATAGCAATTGAGTTGATCGGTCGTTCCAAGGAGCATGCATATTCCCCCGTAGTATTTAGGCATCTGTCGACTGCGGGCGGGCGATGATGCGGTCATTTCGAAGGAGGGATGTTTGCACTGTTTGGCCAGCCACATTGTGGCTTGTGGTCCACACACTTCACAGGATCAGGGTGAGGCAACGTGTATCTCCAACCATCACCCAAATCGACCTTTACCATACTGCCCAGCACCGCTGCTGTGATTCCCTGACAGACAAGTCCACAGCCTAGTATATCGTTGCTACTAGACAATGTTTGAGAATTGACCATTGGGCACAAGCATTTGCAGTCACCCCGTTTAACCCGTGCCGCCATTGACCTCGGCGGTGTCAAGTTGGCTTCAACCCAAGATAACGCCGTCGTTCATTTGAGACCAGCACAATGAGTTACATTAAGAAGGATGAGGATGCGGACCAAACGATGATTAAGCTGGATAGGACCACGGTGTTTCAAGATGGTTGTTCACGTACCTCCAATGGGAACTAAAAGGGATATCAATGCTGATATAGAGCGGAACAGCACGATTATTCAATTCCTCCCCCATATCACCCCGAAAATGCCGGACGCTTTTAACGAAGATTGCGGTCTTACTCTTTACGGGGGAGAAATTCCCGACGGACGAGGCGACGACTCTTTTTTTCGGAATCTCGAAGTTGTTCCAAAACAAAGATCCGTCTCTCCGGCAGATGGTCTATCTCATATTGAAGGAATTGGCAAACACCGCTCAAGACGTTATTATGTCAACCTCTATAATTATGAAGGATACCACGGTGGGGAGTGATGTCGTTTACAGAGCCAACTCCATTCGCGCCCTGTGTCGTATTATAGACGTACGTTGATCGACaccttccttttttttttttttttttccttttcgtTTGTCGGAGGTTTACACGCTGACTTTCCAAGGCCACCACCGTTCAAGGCATCGAACGACTTATAAAGACTGCCATTGTCGATAAGAACCCTTCGGTTTCATCAGCCGCGCTCGTATCTTCGTATCATCTGCTCCCTATTGCCAAGGACGTTGTGAGAAGGTGGCAGAGCGAGACACAAGAAGCCGCTGCGGGCGGGAAACAGTCGTCAGGCTTCCTCGGATTCTCGAGCAGTAGTCAGCATCCCCCGGCAATATCGCAAACGAACCATATGACCCAATATCATGCAATCGGATTGTTGTACAATATGCGGGCACATGACAAAATGGCTTTGGTCAAAATGGTTCAGCAATACGGTGCTGCAGGAGCCGTGAAGAGCCCGGCTGCTCTTGTATTGCTGGTGAGATTGGCGGCGAAGCTAGCCGCAGATGATCAAGGTTTGCGAAAACCAATGATGCAGATGTTGGAGGGCTGGTTAAAGCATAAGCACGAAATGGTCAACTTTGAGGCCGCGAGGGCAATTTGCGACATGCGAGATGTCACAGACGCGGAAGCGGCTCAAGCTGTGCATATTTTACAACTCTTCTTGTCCTCACCTCGGACCACCAGCAGATTCGCTGCTATTCGAATCCTCCACAGCTTCGCTTCGTTTAAGCCACACATTGTTAACACTTGCAATCAGGACATCGAGTCCTTGATTTCGAATCCCAACAGATCAATCGCGACGTTCGCTATCACGACACTCCTTAAGACTGGCAACGAAGCTAGTGTTGACCGTTTGATGTCTCAAATTTCCGGTTTCATGGCCGATATCACGGATGAATTCAAGATTACGGTCGTTGAAGCGATTCGAACTCTTTGCTTGAAATTCCCTAACAAACAAGCTGGCATGCTTACGTTCCTCAGCGGAATCCTCAGAGACGAGGGCGGTTACGAGTTTAAAAGAAGTGTGGTAGAAAGCATGTTTGACCTTATCAAATTCGTCCCAGGAAGTAAAGAAGATGGTAGGCTATATTTAAAACCTCATAAAGTGAACTGTTGCTTACGTATATAGCTCTGGCACACCTTTGCGAGTTCATCGAAGACTGTGAATTCACTAAACTAGCGGTCAGGATTTTACATCTTTTGGGAATCGAAGGCCCTAAAACGTCGCATCCTACGAAATATATCCGCTACATTTACAACAGGGTTGTCCTCGAAAATGCCGCTGTCCGTGCGGCTGCTGTCACAGCGCTTGCCAAGTTTGGCGTTGGTCAGAAAGATCCTGAACTGAGACGAAGCGTTTATGTGCTTCTCAGACGCTGCTTGGATGATGTTGATGATGAAGTCCGTGACCGTGCAGCCCTGAACTTAAGACTAATACAGTCTGAAGACAGTATGGCTGAACGGTTCATTAAGAACGGTACGAAATCCTCTTCATTGCCATCTGATAACGATTTTATACTCATAATTTATAGAGAACATGTTCGCATTAGCCACATTCGAGCATCAACTCGTGATGTATGTCACAGCTACAGACAAGGGTACCTTTTCTACAGCTTTCGATATGTCCAAGGTCCCAGTTGTCTCCCAGGAGCAAGCATTAGCAGAGGAAAGAACCAAGAAATTAACTTCCGCTACTCCCACCATCCGAGCTCCATCCACGGGCCCTGACCGCGCCAAACAAAATGGCGCTGCTGATAGCGCAaaagctgctgctgctgctacAGAAAAATATTCCGAGCAACTTATGCAAATTCCCGAGCTCAAAGCCTATGGAGCGCTCCTCAAATCCTCGCCTCCTGTTGAACTCACCGAGAGGGAAACAGAGTATGTTGTCACTGCCGTCAAACATATCTTTAAGGAACATATTGTTTTGCAGTATGACATCATGAATACCCTGCCCGACACGGTACTTGAGGATGTCTCCGTTGTAGCCACTCCTTCGGAGGATGAGGAGGTCCTAGAAGAAGATTTCATTGTTCCGACGCCAAAGCTGATGACAAACGAGCCTGGCATTGTATACGTCGCATTCAAAAAAGTTGACGATGACACTAGCTTCGCAGCCACCTCTTTTACCAACGTGTTAAAGTTCACGAGTAAGGAAATCGACCCAACGACCGGTGAACCTGAGGAAACGGGCTACGAGGATGAGTACCAGGTTGAGGATCTCGATCTTGTGGGTAGCGACTATGTTATCCCTGCATTCTCGGGCAGTTTCGACAGCATATGGGACGAGCTAGCCACCGATGGCGAAGAGTCCAGCGAGACTTTACAGCTTTCCAACATGAAGGGTATTCAAGGTACGTACTAAACGCCTCGGTTTATTTATTTATGTCTACTAACTTATGTATTCAGATGCCACCGAACAACTTATCGCTGCTTTGTGCCTCCAACCTCTCGAGGGCTGTGAGGTCGTGCTGAGCAATAGCACTCACACACTCAAATTATACGGTAACTCAATAACGGGAGGCAAAGTCGCTGCACTCGTTCGCTTGGCGTATACTTCGAGGACCGGTGTAACGACTAAGGTGACAGTACGATCCGAGGAAGAAGGTCTATCTTCGCTTGTTGTTGCGTCTGTTGCGTAAATCCTAGCGTCTTTCCAATGAATGTATCCCTTTTCCCCCCATCTAGACTTTTAATGCAGGTGAACGACTATGGGTTATAGTAAAGTCTGTTTCCCTTCTCAAATTGTTTCTTGGGAATGGCTGGAGGCAGAGATTGGCTTTCCCCATCCACAGCCGATGTATTTTCAAGTGACGTGACATTCTGAATCTGGTCTGTTCCTGGGAGTCAAGTATTAATACCCGGAACTCTTTGTCATTTCTTTTTGTGgatattcttttttttttttttttttttttttttcgctctACTGCTCTTTGTTTTCATCCCTGCCTCTGTCGGCCAAGGTTCATGGAAAAGATGTCTGAATGGTCTTAAATACTCCGGTAGAAATTTTTGTTCCTTTTGTACTTCCTCGTGGTCCACATTTGCAAGGTATATCTTTGGTATAAATATCTGTCTTACAACCACATACCAGGAAATGGGCCGCTAAACCAACTCCTTAATCGCCTCGCCGACGCAatggctctcttctttctcgaTATAGTCCTCCAGATTTTACGAGTACACATAGCATCCGGTCAAAATCTCGCCGGTTTCTAGTTTCGTTTGGTCATATCCCGCCCTTCTGGCATTTTCCATCAAGGCGTTGTCGACTTCTTCCTCGCAGTTGTCATACATAAGCGACGCATGATGCGTCTCTTGGAAGCGCAGATATCGTAGTTTCACAAGCGAGGATTTCAGAGCCCTTTTAAATGCGTTGATGGGAAATGTCCAAGCCACGGCTGACGGACCCAACTCGATAACCTCCAAGTCTAATTTCTTATTCAAGGTCTCCATTTCTGGGATGACCGTGGAGTTGATGTCAGATCCCGGTAGGCTGAGGAATTTCACCTTGGGAATAAAATGAACCAGGTCGGCCATGAATCGGAAATGCATTACATTACTCTCGGTGGTGACTCTGAGGCGGCGTAGGTTCTGCTGGAGGATTGGGCTACCGAGAATGGCGGGTATTGACTCTGGTGTGAGGCGCTTACAGCCGTGCAGGGTCAAACTGGTCAGTGATTCCGGCCAGGAGAACTGCTCGGCAAAATGGTCGATTTCGGCGGGATTTGCGCCACCAAATTGGAGACTTAGTAGGTTTGGGGGCCAGGGAATTTCATTCGCGGAGAGAGTGAGTGATGTTGCTCGCGGTAGCCGTAATCTTTTGAGGTTGGCGAGGTTTTTGGTAGCGGTTTTGACCTCGTCAAGGGTGAATTCCACGAGGACGACAGAGAGATCCAAGATTTGTAGGTTTAGGCATTTTGAGATGGATATAAGATTAATAGATCTGCGCACGGTTAGCCTTCAACTTTCCCACCAGTCCGGAATCCGAGCTTAAGTCATGGTTCCCCTCAGGGGAGCTTGGAAAAAGCCATTGCCTCA
This window harbors:
- the SEC21 gene encoding coatomer subunit gamma (BUSCO:59795at4751~EggNog:ENOG410PIB8~COG:U~BUSCO:1576at33183), yielding MSYIKKDEDADQTMIKLDRTTVFQDARLFNSSPISPRKCRTLLTKIAVLLFTGEKFPTDEATTLFFGISKLFQNKDPSLRQMVYLILKELANTAQDVIMSTSIIMKDTTVGSDVVYRANSIRALCRIIDATTVQGIERLIKTAIVDKNPSVSSAALVSSYHLLPIAKDVVRRWQSETQEAAAGGKQSSGFLGFSSSSQHPPAISQTNHMTQYHAIGLLYNMRAHDKMALVKMVQQYGAAGAVKSPAALVLLVRLAAKLAADDQGLRKPMMQMLEGWLKHKHEMVNFEAARAICDMRDVTDAEAAQAVHILQLFLSSPRTTSRFAAIRILHSFASFKPHIVNTCNQDIESLISNPNRSIATFAITTLLKTGNEASVDRLMSQISGFMADITDEFKITVVEAIRTLCLKFPNKQAGMLTFLSGILRDEGGYEFKRSVVESMFDLIKFVPGSKEDALAHLCEFIEDCEFTKLAVRILHLLGIEGPKTSHPTKYIRYIYNRVVLENAAVRAAAVTALAKFGVGQKDPELRRSVYVLLRRCLDDVDDEVRDRAALNLRLIQSEDSMAERFIKNENMFALATFEHQLVMYVTATDKGTFSTAFDMSKVPVVSQEQALAEERTKKLTSATPTIRAPSTGPDRAKQNGAADSAKAAAAATEKYSEQLMQIPELKAYGALLKSSPPVELTERETEYVVTAVKHIFKEHIVLQYDIMNTLPDTVLEDVSVVATPSEDEEVLEEDFIVPTPKLMTNEPGIVYVAFKKVDDDTSFAATSFTNVLKFTSKEIDPTTGEPEETGYEDEYQVEDLDLVGSDYVIPAFSGSFDSIWDELATDGEESSETLQLSNMKGIQDATEQLIAALCLQPLEGCEVVLSNSTHTLKLYGNSITGGKVAALVRLAYTSRTGVTTKVTVRSEEEGLSSLVVASVA
- a CDS encoding uncharacterized protein (EggNog:ENOG410PIJ8~COG:S~BUSCO:9599at33183) — encoded protein: MMTPAAETLGVRHSADDPTGRQEMAACAGLTGRHVYLPTEIVHIIFTYIQELPDAPKILSSCCLVSRQWCSIATPLLYREPRIGHRNFAAFAAAFVSPNRPRSQKSDLGQYVRRLDLSELVHHSTVAVTAKLLQNVRPGLEVFIAPAYSLSSINLISISKCLNLQILDLSVVLVEFTLDEVKTATKNLANLKRLRLPRATSLTLSANEIPWPPNLLSLQFGGANPAEIDHFAEQFSWPESLTSLTLHGCKRLTPESIPAILGSPILQQNLRRLRVTTESNVMHFRFMADLVHFIPKVKFLSLPGSDINSTVIPEMETLNKKLDLEVIELGPSAVAWTFPINAFKRALKSSLVKLRYLRFQETHHASLMYDNCEEEVDNALMENARRAGYDQTKLETGEILTGCYVYS